In Theileria parva strain Muguga chromosome 4 map unlocalized ctg_529, whole genome shotgun sequence, one DNA window encodes the following:
- the AE7 gene encoding MIP18 family protein, giving the protein MELDNKNPILYKHSTKSCIPNDQDDDCCDDSSYNLVHTSADDTTNLYGVNNSSGTNNTSLFQPSNQFESFDEEEIFDIIRTIKDPEYSYSLEDLNVVSKDNIFIDEDTSTVSVFFSPTVPHCTQASIIGLMIFVKLYQSLPPYFKIDVQISKGTHNTEETINKQLLDKERVSAALEYPPILKMINKGIYHTDQDYSMFEQSW; this is encoded by the exons atggagttagataataaaaatccTATTTTATACAAACATTCAACGAAATCCTGTATCCCAAATGATCAAGACGATGATTGCTGTGATGATTCTTCTTATAACTTGGTCCATACATCGGCAGATGAcacaacaaatttatatggAGTGAATAACAGCTCCGGAACCAATAATACAAGCCTATTTCAACCTTCTAATCAATTTGAGTCATTTGATGAAGAG GAGATATTTGATATAATTAGAACAATCAAGGACCCAGAATATTCGTATTCCTTGGAGGATTTAAACGTGGTTTCTAAGGATAACATTTTCATAGACGAAGATACGTCTACCGTTTCGGTTTTCTTCTCGCCCACAGTTCCTCATTGCACTcaa GCATCCATAATCGGACTCATGATCTTTGTAAAGCTGTACCAAAGTTTACCGccatattttaaaatcgaCGTACAAATATCTAAAG gAACACATAACACTGAAGAAACGATAAATAAACAGCTGTTGGACAAGGAAAGGGTATCAGCTGCTTTAGAATATCCTCCAATATTAAAGATGATCAACAAAG
- a CDS encoding Triose-phosphate Transporter family protein, with protein MSENNFEQFSDSYLLDVDKTFVGNQELMEGLFQRKEVTGSFDNSRLPGSIEALTTTDSSTSPLQKVVTTTPSTPANVEEEQSKDELTLVADSDFLLVNHTTDLLKPETSFYKSPGFSVKSLFGNLSLPILFYMFVFVLTNTAQPLLILLLRKNGGTPSGTYTFLFPTYLAMVFVGTYPTKKSIFQEKWRYPIILSMMDILHQVVEKAGLVYCGPSIYSIASSTTTLFLALFSKLILKQTVTSLTWLSISLISFSLALSGYVQTEYITSLHILGFFLVMLASMVSALNSIIGEILLKKDEIEGPNLVCMMGLTSLSVFSIWTMVWTFPQRKTLFATDKEINPFDLQNVLKILGILFLSNFGRSSVYYYIIKECGSVCCGVLKALRIVLVVFADHFLFSYIDGSQKITPGKVVAALICTLGVMFYSLEKSEIYSKKKPS; from the exons ATGTCTgagaataattttgaaCAATTTTCAGATTCCTATCTGCTAGATGTGGATAAAACCTTCGTTGGCAACCAGGAGTTGATGGAAGGTTTATTCCAGAGAAAGGAAGTCACAGGATCTTTCGATAATTCCAGATTGCCGGGCTCAATAGAGGCGTTAACCACAACTGATTCTAGCACATCTCCGCTACAAAAAGTAGTAACAACGACGCCTTCAACTCCCGCAAATGTAGAAGAGGAACAATCAAAAGATGAATTAACTTTGGTTGCTGATTCAGATTTTTTGTTAGTAAATCATACAACTGATCTTTTAAAACCTGAAACTAGTTTCTATAAGAGCCCAGGCTTCTCAGTAAAATCACTATTTGGAAATCTATCTCTCCCAATTCTGTTTTATATGTTCGTTTTTGTCCTAACTAATACTGCTCAACCACTTCTg ATTTTATTGCTGAGAAAGAATGGAGGAACGCCG aGTGGaacctacacatttctatTTCCGACATATTTGGCAATGGTATTCGTAGGGACATATCCAACGAAAAAGTCAATCTT TCAAGAAAAATGGAGATATCCAATCATCCTATCAATGATGGATATTCTACACCAAGTTGTGGAAAAAG CTGGATTGGTATACTGTGGACCatcaatttattcaatCGCATCAAGTACAACAACTCTATTCTTGGCACTATTCTCGAAACTAATTCTCAAGCAAACTGTTACCAGTTTAACTTGGCTGTCAATATCACttatatcattttcacTTGCACTAAGTGGTTACGTCCAGACGGAATATATAACTTCATTACACATTCTGGGATTCTTTCTAGTAATGCTCGCGTCCATGGTG AGCGCTCTCAACTCAATAATCGGAGAGATTTTACTCAAAAAGGATGAAATCGAAGGACCGAATCTGGTGTGTATGATGGG ATTAACCTCACTCAGTGTGTTCTCAATATGGACAATGGTCTGGACGTTCCCTCAGAGAAAAACACTATTTGCGACAGATAAAGAAATAAACCCATTTGACCTACAA AATGTTTTGAAGATTTTAGGTATACTCTTCCTCTCCAATTTTGGAAGATCGTCAGTATActactatattattaaagaGTGCGGGTCAGTATGTTGCGGAGTTTTAAAGGCATTGAGGATTGTTCTAGTGGTTTTCGCAGACCACTTCTTGTTCTCATACATCGACGGAAGTCAGAAAATAACACCCGGAAAAGTAGTCGCAGCACTGATT tgtACCCTCGGAGTAATGTTCTATTCGCTTGAAAAGTCCGAAATTTATTCGAAAAAGAAGCCTTCTTAA